The following coding sequences are from one Oryzisolibacter sp. LB2S window:
- a CDS encoding DUF2326 domain-containing protein, whose amino-acid sequence MKLSKLYSNKPDVFEPVDFAPGLNVVMAEIRLPENRNKDTHNLGKTTLGRLLDFGFLAGKDPKFFLFKHFDLFKDFVFFLEIELEDGSFITIRRSVEDATKIAFKQHEAGHQDLSALALAEWGHRDVPFERARELLDGLLDWRALKPWSYRKALGYLLRSQEDFREVFQLRKFASKHADWKPFLAHLLGFDAKLIADHYAKEHELAKKQETAQTIKNELGGSVEDISKIEGILLLKQKDAEKKQVLLDAFDFRAQDKDRTKKVVDEVDERIAALNSERYSLSQNRKKVQASLQEDQILFSPDEAQRLFGEAGVLFQGQIKKDFQQLIAFNRAITDERRGYLQEEFAEIEGELKRVSAELNVLGKKRSEMLSFLSGTDVFTKYKQLSDEMVTLRADITSLEHQKGHLHRLQELRTEIRSLTEERDHLQARIEADVDKQNSDQASLFSTIRVFFSEIVEEVIDRKALLSVAINQVGHLDFKAEILDGSGNATSADLGHTYRKLLCVAFDMAVLRAHLGEKFPRFVYHDGVLESLDDRKKENLLTVVRRYADLGLQPVITLIDSDLPVRAEDDAPVFTASEIVVTLHDEGDHGRIFKMRGW is encoded by the coding sequence ATGAAGCTATCTAAACTCTATTCCAACAAGCCGGATGTGTTCGAGCCCGTGGACTTTGCTCCTGGGCTGAATGTCGTCATGGCTGAAATCCGACTGCCGGAGAATCGAAACAAGGACACCCACAATCTTGGGAAGACCACGCTGGGGCGTCTTTTGGACTTCGGCTTCCTGGCTGGCAAAGACCCTAAGTTCTTCCTTTTCAAGCATTTTGACTTGTTCAAGGATTTCGTCTTTTTCCTTGAAATTGAACTGGAGGATGGTTCTTTCATCACGATCCGACGCAGCGTAGAGGACGCAACCAAGATCGCCTTCAAGCAGCATGAAGCAGGCCACCAAGATTTGTCGGCGTTGGCGCTCGCGGAATGGGGGCATCGGGACGTTCCTTTTGAACGTGCACGCGAACTGCTTGACGGCCTGCTCGACTGGCGTGCTCTCAAACCGTGGTCTTACCGCAAGGCGCTTGGTTACCTGCTTCGGTCGCAAGAGGATTTTCGTGAGGTTTTCCAACTTCGCAAGTTCGCCTCCAAACATGCTGACTGGAAGCCATTTCTTGCACATCTTCTGGGCTTTGACGCCAAGCTCATCGCTGACCACTATGCGAAAGAGCACGAACTTGCCAAAAAACAGGAGACAGCGCAAACCATTAAAAATGAACTAGGAGGTTCGGTCGAGGACATCAGCAAAATTGAAGGCATTCTTCTGCTTAAGCAAAAGGACGCAGAGAAGAAGCAAGTGCTGCTGGATGCTTTCGATTTTCGTGCCCAAGACAAGGATCGCACCAAGAAGGTGGTTGATGAAGTCGATGAGCGAATCGCGGCGCTGAATTCGGAACGCTATTCCTTGAGTCAAAATAGGAAGAAGGTGCAGGCATCGTTGCAGGAAGATCAAATTCTTTTCAGTCCCGATGAGGCGCAGAGGTTGTTTGGCGAAGCTGGCGTGTTGTTCCAAGGGCAGATCAAGAAGGATTTCCAGCAGTTGATCGCTTTCAATCGGGCTATCACGGATGAGCGCCGCGGCTACCTCCAGGAAGAATTTGCGGAAATCGAAGGAGAGTTGAAGCGGGTGAGTGCAGAGCTGAATGTGCTAGGGAAAAAGCGTTCGGAAATGCTCTCCTTTCTGAGCGGGACGGATGTTTTCACCAAGTACAAGCAGCTCTCGGATGAGATGGTGACATTACGCGCGGACATCACATCGTTGGAGCATCAGAAAGGCCATTTGCATCGCCTCCAGGAGTTGCGTACAGAGATTCGATCCTTGACGGAAGAGCGTGACCATTTGCAGGCACGGATTGAAGCCGACGTGGACAAGCAGAACTCCGATCAGGCAAGCCTGTTCTCCACGATTCGCGTTTTCTTCAGCGAGATTGTTGAGGAAGTCATTGATCGCAAGGCGCTGTTGAGCGTGGCGATCAACCAGGTAGGTCATCTGGACTTCAAAGCGGAAATTCTCGATGGATCAGGTAACGCCACCAGTGCTGACCTGGGGCATACATACCGCAAGCTGCTGTGCGTTGCCTTCGATATGGCCGTGCTGCGAGCGCACCTGGGCGAGAAGTTTCCGCGTTTTGTCTATCACGACGGAGTGTTGGAGTCGCTGGACGACCGAAAGAAAGAGAACTTGCTGACGGTTGTACGTCGCTATGCAGATTTAGGGTTGCAGCCGGTCATCACGTTGATTGACTCCGATTTGCCAGTACGAGCAGAAGATGATGCCCCTGTTTTTACAGCAAGTGAAATCGTCGTCACGCTGCACGATGAGGGGGATCACGGTCGAATTTTCAAGATGAGAGGGTGGTAA
- a CDS encoding type II toxin-antitoxin system RelE/ParE family toxin: MIQKRKMLYWEGSSKKDFKKFPIDVQKDMGVALFIVQLGSTPHSAKPWKGLGPGVYELVEDHRSDTFRAVYTVKMGDAVHVLHAFQKKSKSGIATPQPDVELIEKRLKAVLARHKTSGR; encoded by the coding sequence ATGATTCAGAAGCGCAAGATGCTGTACTGGGAAGGCTCCTCGAAGAAGGACTTCAAGAAGTTTCCCATCGACGTACAGAAGGACATGGGTGTGGCGTTGTTCATCGTCCAGTTGGGCAGCACGCCACATTCGGCAAAGCCCTGGAAGGGGTTGGGCCCCGGTGTGTATGAATTGGTGGAAGACCACCGGAGCGATACCTTCCGGGCGGTCTATACAGTGAAGATGGGCGATGCGGTACATGTACTACATGCGTTCCAGAAGAAGTCTAAGTCCGGCATCGCCACACCGCAGCCGGACGTGGAACTGATCGAGAAGCGGTTGAAGGCCGTGCTGGCCCGTCACAAGACGAGCGGGAGATAA
- a CDS encoding DUF932 domain-containing protein, translating into MQLASRFASHSPALRSDYPLSDDQIHRVAPSIFADAPHESRSQRYAYIPTAAVLTELRKEGFQPFMVTQTRVRDEGKREHTKHMLRLRHASQINGAEANEIILLNSHDGTSSYQMLAGQFRFVCSNGLVCGDTVADVRVPHKGDVAGQVIEGAFEVLRGFDRVRDSRDAMRAITLDEGEAEVFARAALALKYDDPNKPAPITESQILMPRRFEDRRPDLWSVFNRTQENLTKGGLSGRSSNGRRQQTRPVQGIDSDVRLNRALWMLADGLRQLKA; encoded by the coding sequence ATGCAACTCGCTTCCCGTTTCGCTTCCCATTCCCCCGCGCTGCGTTCCGACTATCCCCTGTCGGATGACCAGATTCACCGTGTAGCGCCGTCCATCTTTGCGGATGCCCCGCATGAGAGCCGTTCGCAGCGGTACGCCTATATCCCCACGGCGGCAGTGTTGACCGAGCTTCGCAAGGAAGGGTTTCAGCCCTTCATGGTGACGCAAACCCGTGTGCGCGATGAAGGCAAGCGCGAGCACACGAAACACATGCTGCGCCTGCGCCATGCCAGCCAGATCAACGGCGCGGAAGCCAACGAAATCATCCTGCTGAACTCGCACGATGGCACCAGCAGTTACCAGATGCTGGCGGGCCAATTCAGATTTGTTTGTAGCAATGGCCTTGTCTGCGGCGACACCGTGGCCGATGTGCGCGTCCCCCACAAAGGCGACGTGGCGGGCCAAGTCATCGAAGGCGCTTTTGAGGTGCTGCGCGGTTTCGACCGTGTGCGCGATTCCCGCGATGCCATGCGCGCCATCACGCTGGACGAAGGCGAGGCCGAGGTGTTTGCCCGCGCCGCGCTGGCCCTCAAGTACGACGACCCGAACAAGCCCGCGCCCATCACCGAAAGCCAGATTCTGATGCCGCGCCGGTTTGAAGACCGCCGCCCCGACCTGTGGAGCGTGTTCAACCGCACGCAGGAGAACTTGACCAAGGGCGGCCTGTCCGGGCGCAGCTCCAACGGACGTCGCCAGCAAACCCGCCCCGTGCAAGGCATTGATTCCGATGTGCGCCTCAATCGCGCCCTCTGGATGCTGGCCGATGGCCTGCGCCAGTTGAAAGCCTGA
- a CDS encoding helix-turn-helix domain-containing protein → MKRSDHSQGTDNVLRDLGFDDAEELSAKAALALKLNELIDHRGLSQTETAAITGMTQPKVSQVRRYKLQNISLERLMQALVSLDQRVEIVVQPAQRTHSACITVAA, encoded by the coding sequence ATGAAGCGTAGTGACCATTCGCAAGGCACTGACAACGTGCTGCGAGATTTGGGCTTTGACGATGCTGAAGAGCTTTCGGCAAAGGCAGCGCTCGCGCTCAAGCTCAATGAATTGATTGACCATCGCGGCCTGAGCCAGACGGAGACTGCTGCGATCACGGGCATGACTCAACCAAAAGTGTCCCAAGTCCGCCGCTACAAGCTCCAGAACATTTCACTGGAACGGCTGATGCAGGCACTGGTGTCACTGGATCAGCGTGTGGAGATTGTGGTGCAGCCTGCGCAGCGTACTCATTCGGCGTGCATTACGGTTGCCGCATGA
- a CDS encoding ABC-three component system middle component 8, translated as MLRPTKHSHPDRTVINVSLLLLSRLKDRRVDEYDVLRKFAKKHVVGGDVLFLPALNFLYLMGLVEYRPKTDAVEYVGPNEAI; from the coding sequence ATGCTGCGGCCAACCAAACACTCACACCCTGATCGCACGGTCATTAATGTTTCTCTGCTGCTCCTGTCGCGGCTGAAAGATCGTCGCGTCGATGAGTACGATGTACTGCGCAAATTTGCAAAGAAGCACGTTGTGGGTGGCGACGTGCTTTTCCTGCCTGCGCTCAATTTTCTTTATCTAATGGGCTTGGTTGAATATCGCCCCAAGACTGACGCAGTGGAATACGTGGGGCCAAATGAAGCTATCTAA
- a CDS encoding ABC-three component system protein — protein sequence MKFAYEDLSDDQFEVLIVLLCQRLLGIAVQGFAKGPDGGRDAKFVGTAELHPSKAAPWVGTVIVQAKHTNGYNRSFSELDFYSTSSSNTVVGKEVPRIKKLRDAKQLDHYMLFANRRLTGNSETEIRDHIAAECGVPASSIYLCGLEQLELWLKRFPEVAQEANLDAVDSPLIVSPDDLAEVVQALARQKDGLTALLDDPPTVRVTYEEKNTLNNMTAAYAKEQRRKYLKETAQIRTFLAAPENIELLRMYESVVDEFQLKILAKRKDYQTFDEIMEYLVDLLFNRDPVLRQHAHKRLTRAILFYMYWNCDIGEVDDAAANQTLTP from the coding sequence ATGAAGTTTGCTTATGAAGATTTGAGCGACGATCAGTTTGAGGTGCTGATCGTGCTCTTGTGCCAACGCTTGCTCGGTATCGCCGTTCAGGGATTCGCAAAAGGGCCGGATGGCGGGCGTGACGCAAAATTCGTCGGCACGGCGGAACTGCACCCCAGCAAGGCCGCCCCGTGGGTAGGCACAGTCATTGTTCAGGCCAAGCATACCAACGGGTACAACCGCAGCTTTTCGGAACTGGATTTCTACAGCACATCTAGCAGCAACACGGTGGTCGGCAAAGAAGTACCACGCATCAAGAAACTGCGCGATGCCAAGCAACTCGACCACTACATGCTGTTTGCGAATCGCCGCCTGACCGGCAATTCCGAGACAGAAATCCGTGACCACATCGCCGCCGAATGCGGCGTCCCTGCTTCGTCTATCTATCTTTGCGGCCTGGAACAACTAGAACTGTGGCTGAAACGCTTTCCAGAAGTAGCCCAGGAGGCGAATTTGGATGCGGTGGACTCACCGCTGATTGTCAGTCCAGATGATCTTGCAGAGGTTGTCCAGGCGCTAGCACGTCAGAAGGATGGCCTCACGGCGTTACTCGACGACCCGCCCACCGTGCGCGTGACGTATGAGGAAAAGAACACGCTCAACAATATGACGGCAGCGTATGCGAAGGAGCAGCGGCGTAAATACCTTAAGGAAACGGCGCAAATTCGTACTTTCCTGGCTGCACCAGAGAACATCGAATTGCTGCGCATGTACGAATCTGTGGTCGATGAGTTTCAGCTCAAGATCCTTGCGAAGCGCAAGGACTACCAGACCTTCGACGAGATCATGGAGTATCTGGTGGATCTGCTGTTCAATCGTGACCCGGTTCTTCGGCAGCACGCCCACAAGCGACTGACGCGAGCCATTCTTTTCTACATGTATTGGAACTGCGATATTGGGGAGGTGGATGATGCTGCGGCCAACCAAACACTCACACCCTGA